The following proteins are encoded in a genomic region of Alistipes shahii WAL 8301:
- the metH gene encoding methionine synthase — MTTTLYDQLERRILLLDGGFGTMVQGYGLQEEDYRGRRFAGWPVQLKGCNDLLALTRPDVVREIHEKYLRAGADIIETDSFNANAVSLADYRLEECAYEISKVAAGIARSAADEFTARNPQKPRFVAGSVGPTNRTASMSADVQNPAAREVTFAQLVEAYTDQVRGLVDGGADILLVETVFDTLNAKAALWAIDTLCERLGRAIPVMVSGTLADASGRTLSGQTVEAFAVSVSHANLLSVGLNCAYGAKQLLPYLERLAAVAGTRISAHPNAGLPNVMGGYDETPEMFAGDVGEYMRRGLVNIVGGCCGTTPAHIFELSKISGDYAPRPVPAPKHITTLSGLEPLRIVPEANFINVGERTNVAGSARFARLIREANYEEALSVARAQVDAGAQIVDVCMDDGLIDGPAAMRTFLNLMASEPEIARVPVMIDSSKWEVLQAGLEVTQGKSVVNSISLKEGEAEFLRRAAEIHRFGASAVVMLFDERGQADTFERKAEVAERAYKLLTDNGFPPEDIIFDPNVLAVATGIAEHDGYAKAFIDATRWIKEHLPHAKVSGGVSNLSFAFRGNNTVREAMHSAFLYHAIRAGMDMGIVNPQMLKVYSQIEPELLCRVEDVILCRRADAAERLAEYAHGVQQTAQAQPQAPDAWRAGTLGERIAHAMLKGVADYVEQDALEGYEALGSPMAVIDTLLMPAMEQVGTLFGEGKMFLPQVVKTARVMKRAVAALTPYIEQGSAANAHNSGKVLIATVKGDVHDIGKNIVAVVMACNGYEIRDLGVMVEPERIVEEAVAWGAQCICLSGLITPSLDEMARVCEELERRGLRIPVIIGGATTSDLHTAVKIAPVYSGVAVHSANASRNSQILAQLLGPDGDLYADKVKVDQQVLREEYARRLRERDLIPIAEARAARRGAAQHEPVVPLHTGRMVFPDFDVADAEPYIDWSFFFAAWGLKGRYPEILDHPEKGAEARKVFADAQALLARIRDERLLTLQGVAGIFPARSEGDDILVTDAKGREKRLPMLRNQTRGEENLSLADFIAPDGDWIGCFALTAGIGLKELAEKFRAGGDDYSAIMAKLLADRLTEAFAEAVHAFMRREMWGYETGTPPTPEQAVRGQYRGRRMAFGYPASPDHSLKREVFDLLAVEVTTGMQLTENWMIDPGEALCGLMFSDADYFSVGTIGAEQLLDYARRRGMEAETVKKIIPNNV; from the coding sequence ATGACGACAACGCTATACGACCAACTGGAGCGCCGCATCCTGCTGCTCGACGGAGGCTTCGGCACGATGGTGCAGGGCTACGGACTGCAAGAGGAGGACTACCGCGGCCGGCGGTTCGCCGGCTGGCCGGTGCAGCTCAAGGGCTGCAACGACCTGCTCGCGCTGACCCGCCCGGACGTGGTGCGCGAGATTCACGAAAAATACCTGCGGGCGGGAGCCGACATCATCGAAACCGACTCGTTCAACGCCAACGCCGTGTCGCTGGCCGACTACCGGCTCGAAGAGTGCGCTTACGAGATTTCGAAGGTCGCAGCCGGAATCGCACGCAGCGCGGCCGACGAGTTCACGGCCCGCAACCCGCAGAAGCCGCGTTTCGTGGCGGGATCGGTGGGTCCCACGAACCGCACGGCCTCGATGTCGGCCGACGTACAGAATCCCGCGGCCCGCGAGGTGACCTTCGCACAACTGGTCGAAGCATATACGGATCAGGTGCGGGGACTGGTGGACGGCGGGGCGGACATCCTGCTGGTGGAGACCGTTTTCGACACGCTCAACGCCAAGGCGGCCCTCTGGGCCATCGACACGCTCTGCGAGCGGCTGGGCCGCGCGATCCCCGTAATGGTCTCCGGAACGCTCGCCGACGCCAGCGGCCGCACCCTCTCGGGGCAGACCGTCGAGGCCTTCGCCGTCTCGGTGTCGCATGCGAACCTGCTGTCGGTCGGGCTGAATTGCGCCTACGGGGCCAAGCAGCTGCTGCCCTACCTCGAACGGCTGGCGGCAGTGGCCGGAACGCGCATCTCGGCGCACCCGAACGCAGGGCTTCCCAACGTGATGGGCGGTTACGACGAGACGCCCGAAATGTTCGCCGGGGATGTCGGCGAGTATATGCGTCGCGGACTGGTGAACATCGTGGGCGGCTGCTGCGGCACGACGCCCGCCCACATATTCGAATTGTCGAAAATATCCGGAGACTACGCCCCGCGGCCCGTTCCCGCGCCGAAGCATATCACGACCTTGAGCGGTCTGGAGCCGCTGCGAATCGTCCCCGAAGCCAACTTCATCAACGTCGGCGAACGCACGAACGTCGCCGGATCGGCCCGTTTCGCAAGGCTGATCCGCGAAGCCAACTACGAAGAGGCGCTCTCGGTGGCCCGCGCACAGGTCGACGCCGGGGCGCAGATCGTCGACGTCTGCATGGACGACGGGCTGATCGACGGTCCGGCGGCGATGCGCACGTTCCTCAACCTGATGGCCTCGGAGCCGGAGATCGCCCGCGTGCCGGTGATGATCGACTCGTCGAAATGGGAGGTACTTCAAGCGGGACTTGAAGTGACGCAGGGTAAGTCGGTGGTCAACTCCATCTCGCTCAAGGAGGGCGAAGCGGAATTCCTGCGCCGGGCCGCGGAGATCCACCGCTTCGGCGCTTCGGCCGTAGTGATGCTCTTCGACGAGCGGGGCCAGGCCGACACCTTCGAACGTAAAGCAGAGGTTGCGGAGAGAGCCTACAAGCTATTGACGGACAACGGATTTCCACCCGAAGACATCATTTTCGACCCCAACGTGCTGGCCGTCGCAACGGGCATTGCGGAGCACGACGGCTACGCCAAGGCGTTCATCGACGCGACGCGCTGGATCAAGGAGCACCTTCCCCATGCGAAGGTCTCGGGCGGCGTGTCGAACCTTTCGTTCGCCTTCCGCGGCAACAACACGGTGCGCGAGGCGATGCACTCGGCGTTCCTCTACCACGCCATCCGGGCCGGAATGGACATGGGGATCGTCAACCCGCAGATGCTCAAAGTGTACAGCCAGATCGAACCCGAACTGCTCTGCCGCGTCGAGGACGTGATCCTCTGCCGCCGGGCCGACGCCGCGGAGCGGCTCGCGGAGTATGCCCACGGGGTGCAGCAGACGGCCCAGGCGCAGCCGCAGGCCCCCGACGCATGGCGTGCGGGGACGCTCGGAGAGCGTATCGCCCATGCGATGCTCAAGGGCGTGGCTGACTACGTGGAGCAGGATGCGCTGGAGGGTTACGAGGCGCTGGGAAGCCCGATGGCCGTGATCGACACGCTGCTGATGCCTGCCATGGAGCAGGTCGGCACGCTGTTCGGCGAGGGCAAGATGTTCCTGCCGCAAGTGGTGAAGACCGCCCGCGTGATGAAACGCGCGGTGGCGGCGCTGACGCCCTATATCGAACAGGGGTCGGCCGCGAATGCGCATAATTCGGGGAAAGTGCTGATCGCCACCGTGAAAGGCGACGTGCACGACATCGGCAAGAACATCGTGGCGGTCGTGATGGCCTGCAACGGTTACGAAATCCGGGACCTGGGCGTGATGGTCGAGCCGGAACGCATCGTCGAGGAGGCGGTGGCGTGGGGCGCGCAGTGCATCTGCCTGAGCGGGCTGATCACCCCGTCGCTCGACGAAATGGCCCGCGTCTGCGAGGAGCTGGAACGGCGAGGGCTGCGCATTCCGGTCATCATCGGCGGCGCGACGACCTCGGACCTCCACACGGCGGTGAAGATCGCCCCGGTTTATTCGGGCGTGGCGGTCCACTCCGCGAACGCCAGCCGCAACAGCCAGATACTGGCGCAGCTGCTCGGCCCCGACGGCGACCTTTACGCCGACAAGGTGAAAGTCGACCAGCAGGTCCTGCGCGAGGAGTACGCCCGCCGGCTGCGGGAGCGCGACCTCATTCCGATCGCCGAAGCGCGCGCGGCGCGGCGCGGCGCGGCGCAGCACGAACCCGTCGTGCCGCTCCACACGGGGCGCATGGTCTTCCCCGACTTCGACGTGGCCGACGCCGAACCGTACATCGACTGGAGTTTCTTCTTCGCGGCGTGGGGACTCAAGGGGCGTTACCCCGAGATTCTCGACCATCCCGAAAAGGGCGCCGAGGCGCGCAAGGTCTTCGCCGACGCCCAGGCCCTGCTGGCCCGCATCCGCGACGAGCGGCTGCTGACGCTGCAAGGGGTAGCGGGCATCTTCCCGGCACGCTCCGAGGGCGACGACATTCTGGTGACGGACGCGAAAGGGCGCGAAAAACGCCTCCCGATGCTGCGCAACCAGACGCGCGGCGAGGAGAACCTGTCGCTGGCGGACTTCATCGCACCGGACGGCGACTGGATCGGCTGTTTCGCCCTGACGGCCGGCATCGGGCTGAAGGAGCTGGCGGAAAAGTTCCGCGCCGGGGGCGACGACTATTCGGCCATCATGGCCAAACTGCTGGCCGACCGCCTCACGGAAGCCTTCGCCGAGGCCGTGCACGCCTTCATGCGGCGCGAGATGTGGGGCTACGAAACGGGCACGCCGCCCACCCCCGAGCAGGCAGTCCGCGGCCAGTACCGCGGCCGCCGCATGGCCTTCGGCTACCCGGCCTCGCCCGACCATTCGCTCAAACGCGAGGTCTTCGACCTGCTCGCGGTCGAGGTGACGACCGGAATGCAGCTGACCGAAAACTGGATGATCGACCCCGGGGAGGCGCTGTGCGGACTGATGTTCTCCGACGCCGACTACTTTTCGGTCGGGACCATCGGCGCCGAACAGCTGCTCGACTACGCACGCCGCCGCGGAATGGAGGCCGAAACCGTAAAAAAGATTATACCGAACAACGTATGA